The following are encoded in a window of Psilocybe cubensis strain MGC-MH-2018 chromosome 4, whole genome shotgun sequence genomic DNA:
- a CDS encoding Succinate/fumarate mitochondrial transporter, protein MYHRRLADKQTGKTSIGNIFIAGLGAGVTEAVAIVTPMEVVKIPLQAQQHSLADPLEAPRYRNAGHAVYTIIREEGISTLYRGVSLTPLRQATNQGANFTAYQEIKKLAHKYQPDLVELPSYQHMMIGLISGAMGPFSNAPIDTIKTRLQKAKATPGQSSFQRIFAIAADMWKMEGVRSFYKGITPACCAWHPGRRSCSRFMNA, encoded by the exons ATGTACCATCGTCGGCTTGCCGATAAGCAAACAGGGAAGACGAGCATTGGGAATATCTTCATTG CCGGTCTTGGGGCTGGAGTGACGGAAGCTGTTGCCATCGTGACGCCCATGGAAGTGGTGAAGATTCCTCTGCAAGCTCAACAACATTCATTGGCCGATCCTCTTGAAGCGCCTCGGTACCGTAATGCTGGTCATGCTGTGTACACCATCATTCGTGAGGAAGGAATCTCGACATTGTATCGTGGTGTCTCTTTGACGCCACTGAGACAAGCTACGAATCAGG GTGCCAACTTCACCGCGTaccaagaaatcaagaagctCGCGCATAAGTACCAGCCAGACTTGGTCGAGCTACCATCCTACCAACACATGATGATTGGTCTTATCTCTGGAGCTATGGGTCCGTTCTCAAATGCACCAATAGACACTATCAAAACTC GTCTACAAAAAGCCAAAGCAACTCCAGGCCAATCCTCCTTCCAGCGCATATTCGCGATCGCGGCAGATATGTGGAAGATGGAGGGCGTGCGGTCATTCTACAAGGGCATCACCCCCGCGTGCTGCGCGTGGCA